From one Plantibacter flavus genomic stretch:
- a CDS encoding MerR family transcriptional regulator codes for MTTLHEGYAISDVAERTGLSVHTLRYYERAGLMPRPIGRSSSTHRRYSEGDVSWVVFLTRLRSTGMPIATLREYTELAQRGDDTAEARLELLLRHRISFLARLEEMQQSLEVIDRKIELYTEQVATR; via the coding sequence ATGACCACTCTCCACGAGGGCTACGCCATCTCCGACGTCGCCGAACGAACCGGGCTGAGCGTCCACACGCTCCGGTACTACGAGCGCGCAGGGCTCATGCCACGTCCGATCGGCCGCAGCTCATCGACGCACCGCCGCTACAGCGAGGGCGACGTGTCCTGGGTCGTGTTCCTGACGAGACTCCGATCGACGGGCATGCCGATCGCGACGCTCCGCGAGTACACGGAATTGGCGCAGCGTGGCGACGACACCGCCGAGGCGAGGCTCGAGCTGCTGCTGCGGCATCGGATCTCGTTCCTGGCCCGCCTCGAGGAGATGCAGCAGTCGCTGGAGGTCATCGATCGCAAGATCGAACTCTACACAGAACAGGTGGCAACACGATGA
- the dxs gene encoding 1-deoxy-D-xylulose-5-phosphate synthase: MTVLDQVNGPRDLDGLSEAELVELAGDIRAFLIANVSKTGGHLGPNLGVVELTIAMHRVFDSPTDPMVFDTGHQSYVHKLLTGRQEFSGLRTRGGLAGYPQRSESEHDIVESSHASSSLSWADGISRAFQMTGQDERHVVAVVGDGALTGGMTWEALNNISDDNTRRLVIIVNDNGRSYAPTIGGMARFLSGVRTRRSYRDLRERSQRAFNLLGGPGRALYRGVRGGAHGFLSRLTNNEALYSNLDIKYIGPVDGHDIHAMEEALTQAKHYGAPVIVHAITEKGRGFQPARDDDADQFHAVGVIDPETGEPVGAAARPSWTAVFSEEMLAVAEADDRLVAITAAMLRPVGLHAFAERFPERVHDVGIAEQHAFTSAAGLAFGGLHPVVAVYATFVNRAFDQLLMDIALHRAGVTVVLDRAGVTGPDGPSHHGIWDLAILQVVPGIRIAAPRDGERLREELREAVSIDDAPTVIRFPKGSAPAELPAVERLHDGVDVLRTTEQPDVLIVAVGPMAPIAIDVSDRLAQQGIGATVVDPRWVVPVAESLVELAAAHRLVITIEDGIRVGGIGTRIRQTLREAGVDTAVDELGVPDEFIDHASREQILEDAGLTAQQIARDVVAQVLGSRIPVARPLPDDRVEQDPSSERSTTRPHGA; encoded by the coding sequence GTGACAGTGCTCGATCAGGTGAACGGACCCCGGGACCTCGACGGCCTCTCCGAGGCGGAGCTCGTCGAACTCGCCGGCGACATCCGCGCCTTCCTCATCGCGAACGTCTCGAAGACCGGCGGACACCTCGGTCCGAACCTCGGCGTCGTCGAGCTCACGATCGCGATGCACCGGGTGTTCGACTCCCCGACGGATCCGATGGTGTTCGACACCGGTCACCAGTCCTACGTCCACAAACTCCTGACCGGCCGTCAGGAGTTCTCCGGGCTGCGGACCCGCGGCGGTCTCGCCGGCTACCCGCAGCGTTCCGAATCAGAGCACGACATCGTCGAGAGTTCGCACGCCTCGAGCTCGCTCAGCTGGGCGGACGGTATCTCCCGCGCCTTCCAGATGACCGGGCAGGACGAGCGCCATGTGGTGGCGGTCGTCGGCGACGGCGCGCTGACGGGCGGCATGACGTGGGAAGCGCTCAACAACATCAGCGACGACAACACCCGCCGGCTCGTCATCATCGTCAACGACAACGGCCGGTCCTACGCGCCGACCATCGGCGGTATGGCGCGGTTCCTGAGCGGCGTGCGGACCCGCCGGAGCTATCGCGACCTGCGCGAGCGCAGCCAGCGGGCCTTCAACCTCCTCGGCGGTCCGGGACGTGCGCTCTATCGGGGTGTCCGCGGAGGCGCCCACGGGTTCCTGTCCCGTCTCACGAACAACGAGGCGCTCTACTCCAACCTCGACATCAAGTACATCGGGCCGGTCGACGGACACGACATCCACGCGATGGAGGAGGCCCTGACCCAGGCGAAGCACTACGGCGCACCGGTGATCGTCCACGCGATCACCGAGAAGGGTCGTGGCTTCCAGCCGGCACGGGACGACGACGCCGATCAGTTCCACGCCGTCGGGGTGATCGACCCCGAGACCGGGGAGCCCGTCGGGGCGGCCGCCCGCCCGTCCTGGACGGCCGTGTTCAGCGAGGAGATGCTCGCGGTGGCCGAGGCCGACGACCGCCTCGTCGCCATCACCGCCGCCATGCTGCGACCGGTGGGGCTCCACGCCTTCGCCGAACGCTTCCCCGAGCGCGTGCACGACGTCGGCATCGCCGAGCAGCACGCCTTCACCTCGGCGGCCGGGCTCGCCTTCGGCGGGCTGCACCCGGTGGTGGCCGTGTACGCGACGTTCGTGAACCGCGCCTTCGACCAACTGCTCATGGACATCGCGCTGCACCGTGCGGGAGTCACGGTCGTCCTCGACCGCGCCGGCGTGACCGGCCCCGACGGACCGAGCCACCACGGCATCTGGGACCTCGCGATCCTGCAGGTCGTGCCGGGTATCCGGATCGCTGCACCGCGTGATGGCGAGCGGCTACGCGAGGAACTGCGTGAGGCCGTGTCGATCGACGACGCCCCGACCGTCATCCGGTTCCCGAAGGGCAGCGCCCCCGCCGAGCTCCCGGCCGTCGAGCGTCTCCACGACGGCGTCGACGTCCTCCGGACGACCGAGCAGCCGGACGTCCTCATCGTCGCCGTCGGCCCGATGGCGCCCATCGCGATCGACGTGTCGGACCGACTCGCCCAGCAGGGCATCGGCGCGACCGTCGTCGACCCCCGCTGGGTGGTCCCCGTCGCCGAATCGCTCGTCGAGCTCGCCGCGGCGCACCGGCTCGTGATCACGATCGAGGACGGCATCCGCGTCGGAGGCATCGGCACCCGCATCAGGCAGACCCTCCGCGAGGCCGGCGTCGACACGGCCGTCGACGAGCTCGGCGTGCCGGACGAGTTCATCGACCACGCGTCCCGCGAGCAGATCCTCGAGGATGCGGGCCTCACGGCGCAGCAGATCGCCCGCGACGTCGTGGCACAGGTCCTTGGCAGCCGGATCCCCGTAGCCCGCCCGCTGCCTGACGACCGCGTCGAGCAGGACCCGTCTTCGGAGCGGAGCACGACGAGGCCGCACGGCGCCTGA
- a CDS encoding 3-hydroxyacyl-CoA dehydrogenase NAD-binding domain-containing protein — protein sequence MTDYTTIDFSELVAISGDDEVVTRSYVKDVRLASGRTIALITLDNGRDHTRPNTLGPVTLLELDGVLEAQRTRAASGEIDGVAITGKPFILAAGADLSKVGDIPSREVATKLAQLGHHVFGKLEDLGVPTFVFINGLALGGGLEIGLNANYRTVDASAPAIALPEVFLGLIPGWGGAYLLPNLIGIENALNVVISNPLKNNRMLKAQDALAYGIADVMFPAANFLEDSLRWADGVLGGTVTVQRKNVPGKVERTIKWPLAISTARKVLESKIGTVAKSPYAALDLLEAARSGTKAQGFEREDRALSELIVGDQFQASMYAFDLVQKRAKRPAGAPDKQLARRVTKVGIIGAGLMASQFALLFLRRLQVPVVITDLDQGHVDAGVARIHGEIDTLRGKGRISPDESNRLKALLSGTTDKADFADCDWVIEAVFEEVGVKQSVFAEVEQYVSEQAVLATNTSSLSVEEIGGKLAHPERLVGFHFFNPVAVMPLLEVVRTPQTDDETLATAFATAAKLKKSAILTADAPGFIVNRLLAKVMGEAAHALDAGTPLLTVERAFAPIGLPMTPFQLIDLVGWKVAAHVQDTMVGKFPDRFFASENLHRLAGLDSVVEKDKGGKVTGFTKQAQKVLVTGDSPLSEDEILRRVEDGLASEIKLMLDEGVVSAAQDIDLGLILGAGWPFQDGGATPYLDRVGASERAFGDTFHHPPIRGVQA from the coding sequence ATGACCGACTACACGACCATCGACTTCTCGGAGCTCGTCGCGATCAGCGGCGACGACGAGGTCGTGACGCGCTCCTACGTCAAGGACGTGCGCCTGGCGAGCGGACGCACGATCGCGCTCATCACCCTCGACAACGGACGCGATCACACCCGGCCGAACACGCTCGGCCCGGTCACGCTGCTCGAGCTCGACGGCGTCCTCGAGGCGCAACGGACCCGTGCCGCATCGGGCGAGATCGACGGCGTCGCCATCACGGGCAAGCCGTTCATCCTGGCGGCCGGCGCCGACCTGAGCAAGGTCGGCGACATCCCGTCCCGTGAGGTCGCGACCAAGCTCGCGCAGCTCGGCCACCATGTCTTCGGCAAGCTCGAGGACCTCGGTGTACCGACCTTCGTCTTCATCAACGGACTCGCGCTCGGTGGCGGACTCGAGATCGGCCTCAACGCGAACTACCGGACCGTCGACGCCTCGGCGCCCGCGATCGCGCTCCCCGAGGTGTTCCTCGGACTCATCCCGGGCTGGGGCGGCGCCTACCTGCTCCCGAACCTGATCGGCATCGAGAACGCGCTCAACGTCGTCATCTCCAACCCGCTCAAGAACAACCGGATGCTCAAGGCGCAGGACGCGCTCGCCTACGGCATCGCCGACGTCATGTTCCCCGCCGCCAACTTCCTCGAGGACTCCTTGCGGTGGGCCGACGGGGTGCTCGGTGGCACGGTGACCGTGCAGCGCAAGAACGTGCCGGGCAAGGTGGAGCGGACGATCAAGTGGCCGCTCGCCATCAGCACCGCCCGCAAGGTGCTCGAGAGCAAGATCGGCACCGTCGCGAAGTCGCCCTACGCGGCCCTCGACCTGCTCGAGGCCGCCCGCAGCGGCACGAAAGCGCAGGGGTTCGAGCGGGAGGACCGGGCGCTGTCCGAGCTCATCGTCGGCGACCAGTTCCAGGCCAGCATGTACGCGTTCGACCTCGTGCAGAAGCGGGCCAAGCGTCCTGCGGGTGCGCCCGACAAGCAGCTCGCCCGACGGGTCACCAAGGTCGGCATCATCGGTGCCGGGCTCATGGCGAGTCAATTCGCGCTGCTCTTCCTCCGGCGACTCCAGGTGCCGGTGGTCATCACCGACCTCGACCAGGGCCACGTCGACGCCGGCGTCGCCCGGATCCACGGCGAGATCGACACCCTCCGCGGGAAGGGCCGCATTTCCCCCGACGAGTCGAACCGTCTGAAGGCGCTCCTGTCCGGAACCACGGACAAGGCCGACTTCGCGGACTGCGACTGGGTCATCGAGGCCGTCTTCGAAGAGGTCGGCGTCAAGCAGAGCGTCTTCGCCGAGGTCGAGCAGTACGTCTCGGAGCAGGCGGTCCTCGCGACGAACACGTCCTCGCTCTCCGTCGAGGAGATCGGGGGGAAGCTCGCGCACCCCGAGCGGCTCGTCGGCTTCCACTTCTTCAACCCGGTCGCCGTCATGCCGTTGCTCGAGGTCGTCCGCACACCCCAGACCGACGACGAGACGCTCGCGACGGCCTTCGCCACTGCGGCGAAGCTGAAGAAGAGTGCCATCCTCACCGCCGACGCTCCCGGCTTCATCGTCAACCGACTCCTGGCGAAGGTCATGGGTGAGGCGGCGCACGCCCTGGACGCCGGCACCCCGCTGCTGACGGTCGAACGTGCCTTCGCGCCCATCGGCCTGCCGATGACGCCCTTCCAGCTCATCGACCTCGTCGGTTGGAAGGTCGCCGCGCACGTGCAGGACACGATGGTCGGGAAGTTCCCCGACCGGTTCTTCGCGTCGGAGAACCTCCACCGGCTCGCAGGCCTGGACTCGGTCGTCGAGAAGGACAAGGGCGGCAAGGTGACCGGCTTCACGAAGCAGGCTCAGAAGGTGCTCGTCACGGGCGACAGCCCGCTCAGCGAGGACGAGATCCTGCGACGGGTCGAGGACGGCCTCGCGTCGGAGATCAAGCTCATGTTGGACGAGGGCGTCGTCTCAGCCGCCCAGGACATCGACCTCGGGCTCATCCTCGGTGCGGGTTGGCCCTTCCAGGACGGCGGAGCGACGCCGTACCTGGATCGTGTCGGTGCGAGCGAGCGTGCCTTCGGCGACACCTTCCACCACCCGCCCATCCGGGGCGTCCAGGCGTAG
- a CDS encoding aldo/keto reductase: MKHITLGTAGPDIARIGLGCMGMSAFYTGAALDDSASTATIHRALDLGVTFFDTAEMYGPYLNEELLGAALGSRRDEVTLATKFGTIRNSSDGQFGADGSAANVRLSIEGSLRRLGTDVVDLYYLHRVDPGVPIEETVGALSELVTEGKIRYIGLSEAAPDTIRRAHAVHPITALQTEYSLWSRDPEAEILPTVRELGIGFVPYSPLGRGFLTGTIRSLDVLDETDFRRANPRFAGDNLAANIAIVEEVDRIAASLEATPAQVALAWLLAQGDDIAPIPGTKRIPYLEENLGADELSLSADALARLDALRLPAGDRYPDMSTVDR; encoded by the coding sequence ATGAAGCACATCACACTCGGCACGGCGGGACCAGACATCGCCCGGATCGGCCTCGGCTGCATGGGGATGTCGGCGTTCTACACCGGTGCCGCCCTCGACGATTCGGCGTCGACCGCGACGATCCACCGTGCCCTGGACCTCGGCGTCACCTTCTTCGACACCGCCGAGATGTACGGTCCCTACCTCAACGAGGAACTCCTCGGCGCTGCACTCGGATCACGCCGGGACGAGGTGACCCTCGCGACCAAGTTCGGGACGATCCGCAATTCCAGTGACGGACAGTTCGGCGCCGACGGCAGCGCCGCGAACGTGCGCCTGTCGATCGAGGGATCGCTGCGCCGGCTCGGGACCGACGTCGTGGACCTCTACTACCTCCACCGCGTGGATCCGGGCGTGCCCATCGAGGAGACGGTGGGTGCACTCTCGGAGCTCGTCACCGAGGGCAAGATCCGGTACATCGGTCTGTCGGAGGCGGCTCCGGACACGATCCGGCGTGCACACGCGGTGCACCCGATCACGGCTCTGCAGACGGAGTACTCGCTCTGGAGCCGCGACCCCGAGGCGGAGATCCTGCCGACCGTCCGTGAGTTGGGCATCGGTTTCGTCCCGTACTCGCCGCTCGGTCGCGGGTTCCTCACCGGCACGATCCGATCGCTCGACGTGCTCGACGAAACCGACTTCCGTCGCGCCAACCCACGCTTCGCGGGGGACAACCTCGCTGCGAACATCGCGATCGTCGAAGAGGTCGACCGGATCGCCGCGTCCCTCGAAGCGACACCGGCCCAGGTGGCGCTCGCCTGGTTGCTCGCCCAGGGTGACGACATCGCACCGATCCCCGGCACGAAGCGGATCCCGTACCTCGAGGAGAACCTCGGCGCCGACGAGCTCTCCCTGTCGGCCGATGCGCTCGCTCGACTCGACGCACTCCGTCTCCCGGCCGGCGACCGGTATCCGGACATGAGCACCGTCGACCGCTGA
- a CDS encoding thiolase family protein — MAEQADVVFVDGVRTPFGRAGEKGMYWNTRADDLIVKAIIGLLERHPGLPLDRIDEVAIAATTQQGDQGLTLGRTAALLAGLPKSVPGFAIDRMCAGAMTSVTTLGSGIAFGAYDLVLAGGVEHMGRHPMGLDADPNPRFLAERLVSEDALNMGKTAERIHDRFPQLTKERSDRFGMRSQQKVAAAYEAGRIQPDLVPVALRSDSGWGLATGDEGLRPETTMEGLAGLKTPFRPHGRVTAGNASPLTDGATVSLLASASTAKELGLTPKMRLVSFAFAGVEPEIMGIGPVPSTEKALRKAGLSIEDIGLFELNEAFAVQVLSFLDHFGIDDEDPRVNPWGGAIAVGHPLAASGVRLMIQLAAQFAEHPEVRYGLTAMCVGLGQGGTVIWENPYFTGKKGRK; from the coding sequence GTGGCCGAACAAGCCGACGTCGTATTCGTTGATGGAGTCCGGACACCGTTCGGACGAGCCGGCGAAAAGGGCATGTACTGGAACACCCGGGCTGACGACCTGATCGTCAAGGCGATCATCGGGCTGCTCGAACGTCATCCCGGTCTGCCGCTCGACCGCATCGACGAGGTCGCCATCGCGGCGACGACCCAGCAGGGCGACCAGGGGCTCACGCTCGGCCGCACCGCCGCGCTGCTCGCCGGCCTCCCGAAGTCCGTCCCCGGATTCGCGATCGACCGCATGTGCGCCGGAGCGATGACCTCGGTCACGACGCTCGGCAGCGGCATCGCATTCGGTGCCTACGACCTCGTCCTCGCCGGTGGCGTCGAACACATGGGGCGTCACCCCATGGGGCTGGACGCCGACCCGAACCCGCGGTTCCTCGCCGAGCGCCTCGTCAGTGAGGACGCGCTCAACATGGGCAAGACGGCCGAGCGCATCCACGACCGGTTCCCACAGCTCACGAAGGAACGCTCCGACCGTTTCGGCATGCGCAGCCAGCAGAAGGTCGCGGCCGCCTACGAAGCCGGACGGATCCAGCCCGACCTCGTCCCGGTCGCGCTCCGGAGCGACAGCGGATGGGGTCTCGCCACCGGCGACGAAGGACTCCGGCCCGAGACCACGATGGAGGGGCTGGCCGGACTGAAGACGCCGTTCCGGCCCCACGGCCGTGTCACCGCAGGCAACGCCTCGCCGCTGACCGACGGCGCCACGGTGAGTCTGCTCGCCAGCGCCTCGACGGCGAAGGAGCTCGGTCTCACGCCGAAGATGCGCCTCGTCAGCTTCGCGTTCGCGGGCGTCGAGCCCGAGATCATGGGTATCGGTCCCGTCCCCTCCACGGAGAAGGCGCTGCGGAAGGCCGGTCTGTCGATCGAGGACATCGGGCTGTTCGAACTGAACGAGGCCTTCGCCGTCCAGGTGCTCTCATTCCTCGACCACTTCGGCATCGACGACGAGGACCCGCGGGTGAACCCGTGGGGTGGCGCGATCGCGGTCGGGCACCCGCTCGCAGCCTCCGGCGTCCGACTTATGATCCAGCTCGCGGCGCAGTTCGCCGAGCACCCCGAGGTGCGCTACGGCCTCACGGCGATGTGCGTCGGCCTCGGCCAGGGCGGCACCGTGATCTGGGAGAACCCGTACTTCACCGGCAAGAAGGGACGCAAGTAG